From the Flavobacterium gyeonganense genome, the window ATCTTTAAGATAATCTTTCAAAGCCGCACCCTGCGAAGCATAATACGTTGTTATGAATTTTTTATCTTCTTTAATATTTTTCTTGTAGCCCGTAATTCCCGGAACATCTTCCTGAATGCTCAGTCTGATCATTCGCATTTCGATATTACTGGGATCACTTTTTATTGTGGCTTCAAGTAATTTTGCACCTTCTTTAAAACGCTCAATTTTTTCACCTAATTTTTTTTCAAATTTTGATTCCAGTAAAATGGAAGCCGCTTTGTAAGCCACTAAAATTTTATCATCATTATTGGAAATGCCTGCAAGTTTTGTTACAAATTCTTTGGCATTATTTTCAGATTTTGTAACGTCAGCATACATTTTTCGAATAGCAGCCAAATCCGGATTGCCTGCAAAATTTACCAGTAAAAGTAATGTCAGTAGCAGTTTCATACTTAAAGTTTTTTATATACGTTGCTCAGTTTTAAAGCAACGGTGTCATTAAAATAAGTTGTGTTTTTTACTTTAACCAAATTGTCTTCGGTTGTTGCAATATCGAGTTCCAGACGTAATTCCGGAGTGCTTTCCGGATTTATGAGAGCCATAAATTTTACATTCGAAAGCGTCTGAATCATTAAAGTTTCATGAGTGATTTTCTCTGTCAGTTCTTTAATAATCTGAATCATGCAAACACCAGGCATAATTGGGTTTCCAGGAAAATGACCTTTGAAAACTTCATGTTTTTCATTGATCAGAATCGTAATGATATACTTAGAATCGGATATTTTTTCTTCCGAAATTATTTTGTAAAAGTCTTTTAAAACCATATTTTTTTATTTTCAAAATGTATAGGCCGCACCTATTTGATAAACTAAATTAGTATTTATACTAGCTGCTCCGTTAGTATCATCAAATGCATCTCTCGTTCCTTTTTTTATTCTTGCTTCCAGTGCGATACCTTTGTACAAATTAAATCCAGCACCACCAATAATTCCAAAATCAATATCTTCACCTTTTGAAACGGATGTAAAAAAGCCATTTGATTTATCATATTCGATTTCATCTCCAATGACAAAGTCAATATATGGACCAGCAAGGAGATATACTTTTTCAGTGATATTAAATTTATTTATAGTAACAAAAGATAAATACCGTAATGAAATATCCACATTTCTGTTTTCAGTAATCGTTTCTGACTGGCCATCAGGTAAACGGTCATAATAAAATCCTTCAATAGAAGCTTTTGCTCCTTGTCTGGAATAAGTTACTTCAGGCTGTAAAGTATAAAATCTACTCAATTTCAAAGCACCAAAGCCACCAAAGTAGAAATCAGTTTTACTGTTCACATCAAAATCAGTTTTAGAAATTTTAGAAAGGTTAACTCCTGCATGGATTCCAGGTTTAAAAGTTACCTGAGCTTGTATTTTTAAGAATGCAAACAAAGAAAATGCAATAAATGCTAAATTTTTTTTACTCATAGTTTATTGTACCTTGAAAGAATAACTAATTCCTATTTGAAAATTGATATTTGTATTATAATCGCCAAAAAGATAATTATCATTAGAATCATTGTAATAATAATCACTATCTAATATGTCGTAAAAACCTTTTTTAAATCGGGCTTCAAACGTTAAACCTGATGGCAGACGATAGCCAATTCCGGTAACAAAAGCCAAATCATTAGCATCTTTTCTTTTGACTAAATTATGATTTACAAGAAAATCTGCCGATGGACCAAATTGTATCTGAATACCGGGGCCAAAAGTAAACTTATTTAACAATGTAAACGAAAAATAATCAAGTCTTAAATTTTCTTTATTAAATTTTTCAGTACCTGAATTCTCATCATTGTAATTTCGGACCACATTGTCAGAACCTTGTCTGCTGTATGTTATCTCGG encodes:
- a CDS encoding 3-hydroxyacyl-ACP dehydratase, whose product is MVLKDFYKIISEEKISDSKYIITILINEKHEVFKGHFPGNPIMPGVCMIQIIKELTEKITHETLMIQTLSNVKFMALINPESTPELRLELDIATTEDNLVKVKNTTYFNDTVALKLSNVYKKL
- a CDS encoding outer membrane beta-barrel protein; the encoded protein is MKLNYKSIIALFFIIQAQAQVSFKPGIRTGLGFSTISETHSTYKKDFYVGGFSEIRLGKYYALQPEITYSRQGSDNVVRNYNDENSGTEKFNKENLRLDYFSFTLLNKFTFGPGIQIQFGPSADFLVNHNLVKRKDANDLAFVTGIGYRLPSGLTFEARFKKGFYDILDSDYYYNDSNDNYLFGDYNTNINFQIGISYSFKVQ
- a CDS encoding porin family protein produces the protein MSKKNLAFIAFSLFAFLKIQAQVTFKPGIHAGVNLSKISKTDFDVNSKTDFYFGGFGALKLSRFYTLQPEVTYSRQGAKASIEGFYYDRLPDGQSETITENRNVDISLRYLSFVTINKFNITEKVYLLAGPYIDFVIGDEIEYDKSNGFFTSVSKGEDIDFGIIGGAGFNLYKGIALEARIKKGTRDAFDDTNGAASINTNLVYQIGAAYTF